From Cannabis sativa cultivar Pink pepper isolate KNU-18-1 chromosome 8, ASM2916894v1, whole genome shotgun sequence, a single genomic window includes:
- the LOC133030646 gene encoding uncharacterized protein LOC133030646 has product MFNQRDAELIIGIPLSSSSVEDYWSWIGERSGEFSVKSAYNMLQNQKHGRHDANNSGFWHKLCHLKIPPKCRNCLPHIFELHGCWDKAKLFALFDSTTSIGHWLDHLFKNYDEDVYCRAIMVCWAIWKARNTLVWDNKISSPTQVLTSAWTTLDHWRKAQDKNCLLSLSLQH; this is encoded by the exons ATGTTCAACCAACGAGATGCAGAGTTGATCATTGGCATTCCCTTAAGCTCTTCATCTGTCGAAGACTACTGGTCTTGGATTGGCGAAAGATCTGGTGAGTTCTCTGTCAAAAGTGCTTATAATATGCTGCAGAATCAAAAACATGGTCGCCACGATGCAAATAATTCAGGGTTCTGGCATAAGCTATGTCATCTTAAAATACCACCCAAG TGCAGGAACTGTCTCCCACATATTTTTGAGTTGCACGGCTGCTGGGACAAAGCCAAGTTGTTTGCTTTGTTTGACTCCACAACATCTATTGGCCACTGGCTTGACCATTTGTTCAAGAATTATGATGAAGACGTCTATTGTCGTGCTATAATGGTTTGTTGGGCTATATGGAAGGCACGTAACACACTGGTTTGGGACAACAAAATATCTTCTCCAACACAAGTTCTCACATCAGCATGGACCACACTTGACCATTGGCGCAAAGCTCAAGATAAAAACTGTTTATTATCCTTGTCTCTACAACATTAG
- the LOC115701428 gene encoding LRR receptor-like serine/threonine-protein kinase RPK2, producing the protein MGLFQFLILSLSLLPFSLFEPLLATSTPLLDDALSLLSFKESVTADPFNILASWKWNQSSSDHHCSWYGVTCHPLSQRVISLNLTVDSSAALGGTLSASVANLTQLRVLSIPHHNFSGEIPTPISKLLLLEVLELQGNNFTGYIPTHVTRFRSLRLLNLSSNLFTGPIPARLIGSGKLTEIDLSNNQLSGRVEVGSKSCEFLTHLKLSNNFLTEPIPTEISKCWNLKTLLLDGNILEGKIPAQIGKLSELRVLDVSRNSLTEKIPKELANCLKLCVLVLTNLVDEDSSLDSARGEFNAFVGAIPFELLLLPTLEILWAPRANLAGRLPSTWTESCSLRVVNLGQNYITGVLPEGIKMCKNMTFLDLSSNKLKGYLPLQLQVPCMLHFNISRNQISGFLPRFGNHGSCDTSIVSSNVNNQDILKAYFGLGLDRNDWIIHDFSWNRFVGPLPLFFVGDELLATSNDHNFSYRLLLSNNRFNGSLPIGMVPQCNSFKGFSINLNANKISGEISHALPVDCLRLTDFEAAYNQLGGSFSGLAISHLVMLQRLDLRGNALSGPLPHELVNVKSLKWVLLGRNNMTGEIPSQIGHLTSLVVLDLSQNALTGFIPPSLTKASGLETVLLDHNKLYGKIPSSFSTLVSLTQLDVSFNNLSGNIPHLQRINGCDAFKGNKYLQSCPDPHSASPANLPVPLDVHKWRSRKKIKTLIIAAVTCASVVLCLLAVIILFFAFGRKKLTRLSSLRRKVVVTFADSPSELNYDNVVRATGNFSIQNLIGTGGFGSTYKAELVPGFLVAVKRLSIGRFQGVQQFEAEIRTLGRIRHKNLVTLIGYYVGEAEMLLIYNYLSGGNLESFIHERSTKNVNWGVIHKIAIDIAQALAYLHYSCVPRIVHRDIKPSNILLDHELNGYLSDFGLARLLEVSETHATTDVAGTFGYVAPEYATTCRVSDKADVYSFGVVLLELMSGKRSLDPSFSDYGNGFNIVAWAKLLIKEGRCSELFCPQLWEVDTEPEEKEKLLELLRLASICTVESLSVRPSMKQVLDKLKQLRT; encoded by the coding sequence ATGGGTCTTTTTCAGTTTTTGATTCTCTCCTTATCTCTTCTACCTTTCTCCTTATTTGAACCTCTTCTTGCTACTTCAACTCCACTACTCGACGATGCATTGTCTCTTCTTAGCTTTAAAGAGTCTGTAACCGCCGACCCTTTCAACATTCTGGCCTCCTGGAAGTGGAACCAGTCCTCCTCCGACCACCATTGTAGCTGGTACGGCGTTACTTGCCACCCACTCTCTCAAAGAGTCATTTCTCTCAACCTCACGGTGGACTCCTCTGCCGCCCTAGGTGGGACTTTATCGGCTTCGGTTGCGAACCTCACTCAACTTCGGGTTCTCTCAATCCCTCATCACAACTTTTCCGGCGAGATCCCCACACCCATTTCCAAGCTTCTGCTTTTGGAGGTTCTCGAGCTTCAAGGTAACAACTTTACCGGCTACATTCCGACCCACGTGACCCGTTTTCGCTCTCTTCGTCTCCTTAACCTGTCTTCCAATCTCTTCACGGGTCCGATTCCGGCGAGGTTGATTGGCTCCGGGAAGCTTACTGAAATTGATTTGTCTAATAACCAACTTTCCGGGAGAGTTGAAGTGGGTAGTAAATCATGTGAGTTTTTGACACATTTGAAGCTCTCTAACAATTTTCTCACTGAACCCATTCCGACTGAGATCTCAAAGTGTTGGAATCTGAAGACCCTTTTGCTCGATGGGAATATTTTAGAAGGAAAGATTCCTGCCCAGATTGGAAAACTTTCTGAGCTTCGTGTTCTTGATGTTTCAAGGAACAGTTTGACTGAGAAAATTCCTAAAGAGCTCGCCAACTGTTTGAAACTATGTGTTCTTGTGCTCACTAACTTAGTTGATGAAGACAGTTCACTAGACAGTGCTAGAGGAGAATTCAATGCTTTTGTGGGAGCCATTCCTTTTGAGCTGCTATTACTTCCCACCTTGGAGATTTTGTGGGCTCCAAGGGCTAATCTTGCCGGAAGATTACCTAGCACTTGGACTGAGTCTTGCTCACTCAGAGTTGTGAATTTGGGGCAGAATTATATCACCGGTGTTTTACCTGAAGGCATCAAGATGTGTAAGAACATGACTTTTTTGGACTTGAGTTCTAACAAGTTAAAGGGCTATCTTCCTCTTCAACTCCAAGTTCCATGTATGCTTCACTTCAATATCAGCAGGAATCAAATATCTGGTTTTCTTCCAAGGTTTGGTAACCATGGCAGTTGTGATACTAGCATAGTCAGTTCTAATGTGAATAATCAGGATATTCTTAAGGCTTATTTTGGATTGGGGTTGGATAGGAATGATTGGATTATCCATGATTTTAGTTGGAATAGATTTGTTGGTCCATTACCTTTGTTCTTTGTTGGAGATGAGTTATTGGCAACATCTAATGATCATAACTTCTCATATAGATTGTTGCTTAGTAATAACAGGTTCAATGGGTCACTTCCTATTGGGATGGTTCCTCAGTGTAATAGCTTTAAGGGCTTCTCCATCAACTTAAATGCCAACAAAATATCAGGTGAAATTTCTCATGCATTGCCAGTTGATTGTCTAAGGCTAACAGATTTTGAAGCAGCTTACAATCAGCTTGGAGGGTCATTTTCTGGTCTTGCTATTAGTCATTTGGTTATGCTCCAACGCCTTGACTTAAGAGGCAATGCACTATCTGGCCCTCTACCTCATGAGTTAGTGAACGTGAAAAGCCTCAAATGGGTGCTTTTGGGAAGGAACAACATGACAGGAGAAATCCCTTCTCAAATTGGTCACTTGACTTCTCTGGTGGTTTTAGATCTTTCACAAAATGCTCTAACAGGATTCATTCCTCCAAGTTTGACAAAAGCTTCTGGTCTTGAAACTGTTTTGCTTGATCACAACAAGCTTTATGGGAAGATACCATCATCTTTCTCAACCCTTGTTAGTCTCACTCAACTTGATGTGTCCTTTAACAACCTTTCTGGTAATATTCCTCATCTTCAACGAATCAACGGTTGTGATGCCTTCAAAGGAAACAAATATCTCCAGTCTTGTCCTGATCCTCACTCAGCTTCACCAGCCAATCTTCCTGTGCCACTCGATGTACACAAATGGCGCAGCCGAAAAAAGATAAAGACTTTGATAATTGCTGCAGTAACTTGTGCATCTGTTGTTCTGTGTTTGCTTGCAGTGATAATTTTGTTCTTTGCTTTTGGAAGAAAAAAGTTGACTAGACTCAGCAGCCTGAGAAGGAAAGTAGTAGTGACTTTTGCTGACTCTCCAAGTGAGCTGAATTATGACAATGTGGTTAGAGCAACTGGGAATTTCAGTATCCAGAATCTGATTGGAACGGGTGGTTTTGGTTCGACATACAAAGCTGAATTGGTGCCTGGTTTTCTGGTAGCTGTAAAGAGACTTTCCATAGGTAGATTCCAAGGTGTGCAACAATTCGAAGCAGAGATAAGAACATTAGGCCGAATTCGACACAAGAACCTTGTAACACTTATTGGATACTATGTTGGTGAGGCTGAGATGTTGTTGATATACAATTATCTCTCTGGTGGGAACCTTGAAAGCTTCATACATGAAAGATCAACCAAAAATGTTAACTGGGGAGTCATTCACAAAATAGCCATTGACATTGCTCAGGCTCTAGCCTATCTGCACTATTCGTGTGTTCCTCGCATAGTGCATAGGGACATCAAGCCTAGCAACATCTTACTAGACCATGAACTCAATGGATACCTCTCTGATTTCGGGTTAGCTAGGCTTTTAGAAGTTTCTGAAACTCATGCCACTACTGATGTGGCTGGAACATTCGGGTATGTAGCCCCAGAGTATGCTACCACTTGCAGGGTATCAGACAAGGCTGATGTCTACAGCTTTGGTGTAGTTTTGTTAGAACTCATGTCAGGAAAAAGATCACTTGATCCTTCTTTTTCAGATTATGGAAATGGCTTCAATATCGTTGCGTGGGCCAAGTTGCTAATAAAGGAAGGCCGTTGCTCAGAGCTTTTCTGTCCACAGTTGTGGGAAGTAGACACTGAGCCTGAAGAGAAGGAGAAGTTGTTAGAATTGCTACGGCTTGCATCAATCTGCACGGTTGAATCGCTTTCTGTTAGGCCATCGATGAAGCAAGTTCTTGACAAGTTGAAACAGTTGAGAACTTAA